A single region of the Panthera tigris isolate Pti1 chromosome B1, P.tigris_Pti1_mat1.1, whole genome shotgun sequence genome encodes:
- the LOC102966915 gene encoding small ubiquitin-related modifier 1-like isoform X1 gives MSDQEAKPSAEDLGDEKEGEYIKLQVIGQESSEIHFKVKMTTHLKRLKEAYCQTQGVPVNSVRFLFAGQGIAGNHTPKELGMKEDVIEVHQEQTGRHSMI, from the coding sequence ATGTCTGACCAGGAAGCAAAACCTTCAGCTGAGGACTTGGGggatgagaaggaaggagagtaCATTAAACTCCAAGTCATTGGACAGGAGAGCAGTGAGATCCACTTCAAAGTGAAAATGACAACGCATCTCAAGAGGCTCAAAGAAGCATACTGTCAAACACAGGGAGTGCCAGTAAATTCAGTCAGATTTCTCTTTGCAGGTCAGGGAATTGCTGGGAATCACACTCCAAAAGAACTGGGAATGAAGGAAGATGTGATTGAAGTTCATCAGGAACAAACAGGGAGACATTCAATgatttag
- the LOC102966915 gene encoding small ubiquitin-related modifier 1-like isoform X2, translated as MSDQEAKPSAEDLGDEKEGEYIKLQVIGQESSEIHFKVKMTTHLKRLKEAYCQTQGVPVNSEDVIEVHQEQTGRHSMI; from the exons ATGTCTGACCAGGAAGCAAAACCTTCAGCTGAGGACTTGGGggatgagaaggaaggagagtaCATTAAACTCCAAGTCATTGGACAGGAGAGCAGTGAGATCCACTTCAAAGTGAAAATGACAACGCATCTCAAGAGGCTCAAAGAAGCATACTGTCAAACACAGGGAGTGCCAGTAAATTCA GAAGATGTGATTGAAGTTCATCAGGAACAAACAGGGAGACATTCAATgatttag